Genomic window (Oryzihumus leptocrescens):
GGTAGCGGCGCATGTCGACGATGGAGTCGACGTGCTCGATGTCGACCGGGCACTGCTCGACGCAGGCGCCGCAGGTGGTGCAGGACCACAGCACGTCCTGGTCGATCACGGCGTCGGGGCCGTGCGGGTTGTAGGCGGTCAGCGGGCTGGTGATGTCGTAGCCGGTGTCGCCGACCAGCGCGACCTCGGCGGCCGCCTTGGTCTCCTCGGCCAGGCCCTCACGGTCCCCCTCGGCGGCCTGCAGCCACGGCGCCTTGGCGTAGGCGTGCTCGCGCATCGTCATGACCAGCATCTTGGGCGAGAGCGGCTTCTCGGTGTTCCACGCCGGGCACTGGCTCTGGCAGCGGCCGCACTCGGTGCAGGTGGTGAAGTCCAGCAGGCCCTTCCAGGTGAAGTCCTCGACCTTGCCGACGCCGAGCGCCGCGTCCTCGTCGAGCTCCTCGATGTTCTCGAAGTCGACCGTCTCGCCCTTGACCTTCAGCGGCTGCAGCGCACCGAGGGACGTGCGCCCGTCGGCGTGGCGCTTGAACCAGATGTTGAAGAAGGCCAGGAACCGGTGCCACGCCACACCCATGGTCGGCTGCAGCGAGATGGTGATCATCCAGACCATCGAGATGAGGATCTTGACCGCAGCGACGGTGACGATCGCAGCCTCGAGCCCGCCGACCGTCATACCGGTGAAGGCGTTGCCGATGAAGAAGGTGAGCGGGTAGTGCAGCGTGGTCGCGGTGGCCTCGCCGTCGGCCTGGCCGAGGGCGTACTCCAGGCCGCGCAGGGTCAGCACGCAGATGACGACGCCGAGGATGACCAGCTCGACGAAGTAGGCCTGCCAGAAGGTGGAGCCGAAGAAGCGGCTCTTGCGGGCCTGGGTGCGGGGGTGGTTCTTCTGCCGGATCGCGATGAGGGCCAGGATCCCGGCGAAGGAGAGCCAGCCGATGACCTCGGTGAGCCACTCGAACGGCGCGAGGTGGCCGATCAGCGGCAGGGCGAAGGTCTGGTCGAAGAGCTGGCCGTAGGCGGTGACCAGGGTGAAGAACAGCAGCCCGAAGGAGACCATGACGAACCAGTGCGCCGCGGCCACGACCGGCAGGCGCGACATGCGGGTGTGGCCGAGGAACTCCCGGAACAGGGTCGCCGTGCGGGCGCCCTTGTCGTCGGTGCGGGTCGGGTCGGGCTGGCCGAGCCGGAACACCGCGGTGAACCGGCCGATGGCCTTGGCGAACAGCGCCACCGCGACGACTGTGACCGCAAGGCAGATGACGAGGGCGGCGATCTGCAGGGCTGACATAGCGACGGAGTTTACGGACGAGTAACCCCGGCGTCGCTACCTGATGGTCCGTTGTGACCAGAGTCGCCCGAGGGGTGGTCACCGGACTTGCAACGTCATAACAATTCGTTGGAACATCCATAAGGCGCCGTTTGTTGTCGCCGAGTGAGACCTGAAGACTGTTGACCCTCGACCTGAAGGCGGTCCTCCCGTGCCCATCCATGACGACGTCACGTCCCTCATCGGCAACACCCCGCTGGTCCGGATCAACAGGCTGATCCAGTCCGGGGCGACGGTCGCGGCCAAGCTCGAGTTCTACAACCCCGCCAGCAGCGTCAAGGACCGCATCGGCGTCTCGATCATCGACGCCGCCGAGCGCTCCGGGGAGCTCAAGCCGGGAGGCACAATCGTCGAGGCCACCAGTGGCAACACCGGTATCGCGCTCGCGATGGTCGGTGCCGCCCGCGGGTACAACGTCGTGCTCACCATGCCCGAGACCATGTCCAAGGAGCGCCGCGCGCTCCTGCGCGCCTACGGCGCCGAGCTCGTGCTCACCCCGGGCTCGGAGGGCATGAAGGGGGCGGTCACCCGCGCCGAGCAGATCGCCGCGGAGCGCGGCGGCATCCTGGCCCGCCAGTTCGCCAACGAGGCCAACCCCGAGATCCACCGCCGCACCACGGCCGAGGAGATCTGGAAGGACACCGACGGCCAGGTCGACATCGTCGTCTCCGGCATCGGCACCGGCGGCACCATCACCGGCGTCGGCCAGGTGCTCAAGTCCCGCAAGCCGGGGGTGCAGATGATCGCGGTCGAGCCGGAGGAGTCGCCGATCCTCAACGGCGGCCAGCCCGGTCCGCACAAGATCCAGGGTCTCGGCGCCAACTTCGTGCCGGAGATCCTCGACACCTCGATCTACGACGAGGTCATCGACATCAACGCCGAGACCGCGGTGGAGTGGGCCCGCCGGGCCGCCAAGGAGGAGGGGCTGCTCGTCGGCATCTCCTCCGGTGCCGCCCTCGCCGCGGCCGCGAAGGTGGCGGCCCGCCCGGAGAACGACGGCAAGACGATCGTCGTGATCATCCCCAGCTTCGGTGAGCGCTACCTGTCCACCATCCTCTTCTCCGACCTGCTGGACTGACGGTCGTTGAAATCTTCACGAAAGCCTGAGCGAGATGGCTGTCTTGCGCTTGACTGAGGCTCCGCCGACCGGCCGCGCAGCGATCCCCCCTAACGCGCGCGGCCGGTCGGCCCTCGCCACGCTGCGCTCGGCGTGGGGCTCCGTGCGCGAGGACCTCGACACCGCCGTGGCACGCGACCCCGCGGTCGACACCCGGCTGGAGATGGCCCTCGCCTCGCCGGGCCTGCACGCCATCTGGGTCCACCGCGTCTCGCACCGCCTGTGGCAGCGGCCCGGCTGGCGGCTGCCGGCCCGCCTGCTGTCCCAGGTCAGCCGCGCGGTGACGGGTGTGGAGATCCACCCCGGGGCCCGCATCGGCCGCCGGTTCTTCATCGACCACGGAATGGGCGTGGTCATCGGGGAGACCGCCGAGGTCGGCGACGACGTGATGCTCTACCACGGGGTCACCCTCGGGGGCCGCTCCCTGCAGAAGGTCAAGCGCCACCCCACCGTGGGCGACCGGGTCACCATCGGCGCCGGGGCCCGCGTCCTCGGGCCGGTCGTGATCGGGGACGACGTGCAGATCGGCGCCAACTCGGTCGTGGTCAAGGACGTGCCCACGGGCGGTGTCGCCACCGGGGTGCCCGCGACCGTGCGCTTCCCCGAGCCGGGCCAGGACCCGCGTGAGGCGCTCTTCGCCGACCCGGCACTCTGGATCTGAGCCGACCCCACCCCACCCCTCCTGTCCTCGCGCTCTCCGCGAGGTCGACGAAACCCACACCTCCCGACCCGGGGGGTGTGGGTTTCGTCGACCTCGGCGCAGGTGCGGGACTCGCGTTCATCCCGCGGTCACCCGGGGACTGCCGTGCGTCTGCCTGGCGCTCCTACGGTCCGCGCCATGAGTACTTCCCCCAGCCGCGTCATGGTCGGTGCCCTCGCCCTCACGCTCCTCGCCGGTGGCGGCGTCCTCGGGGGGCGGCTCGCGCCTGCGACCGCGCAGCCCCGGCCGGCCGCGGTCGGCTCGTCCGTCGACCCCGTGCGGTCAGGTCGGCTGGACCTGGGAGCGCCCGACCTGCCGGAAGCGCGGTCCACGCGGGTCCTGCAGCCCGGGGTGACCCTGACCGAGATCAGCAGAGGCGGCGCGGACGCCCACCTGGTGTGGACCCTGGAGGCACTCATCCCCGCCTCCTCGAGCTCGCCCGACCCCGACGCGCCACCCCGGTCGATCTCCGACGAGGCCAGCGCCCGGGCGCAAGCCGACCGACTGGCGGCCAAGGGATTCCCCGCGCGGGTCGAGCGTGTGGCCCAACCGCAGGCGGCGGACGTGCCCGCCGGGACGCTGGGCTACCGGGTCAGGCTCGGCAGCTATCCCACCAAGGCCGAGGCTGACGCTGCCAACGCCCGGCTCGCGGCGGCGGGGGAGCACGCCTCGTCGGTCTACACGGGGTGGGACGGCAAACCCACGGATCGTGGGCCCTGGCATCTCAAGGTCGTCACCCTCGATCCGAGGGCCTTCCACGGCACCCTGGGCGCGTCATACGGACCGGACCTGCATGACCGGGAGACCACCTCGGAGCTCAGCCGTGACGCGGGGGCCACGGTCGGGGTGAACGCCGGCTTCTTCGTGCTGGACCCCACGGCCGGCGCGCCTGGCGACCCGGCCGGGGTGGGCGTCTACCGCGGGCAGCTCCTCTCCGAGCCCACGAACGGGCGCCCTGCGCTGGTCCTGCACAACGACGGCAGCCGTACCGGTGTCGAGCGCCTGACCTGGCAGGGCAAGGTCTCGGTCAACGGGCGAGCCGTGGGACGCCTGGACGGCGTGAACCGGGTCCCCGGCCTCATCCGCAACTGTGGTGGGGACGCCACCGACAGCCCGACCGCGCTGCCGCTGCATGACGTCACGTGCACCGACGAGAGCGAGCTCGTCGCCTTCACCT
Coding sequences:
- a CDS encoding (Fe-S)-binding protein, with translation MSALQIAALVICLAVTVVAVALFAKAIGRFTAVFRLGQPDPTRTDDKGARTATLFREFLGHTRMSRLPVVAAAHWFVMVSFGLLFFTLVTAYGQLFDQTFALPLIGHLAPFEWLTEVIGWLSFAGILALIAIRQKNHPRTQARKSRFFGSTFWQAYFVELVILGVVICVLTLRGLEYALGQADGEATATTLHYPLTFFIGNAFTGMTVGGLEAAIVTVAAVKILISMVWMITISLQPTMGVAWHRFLAFFNIWFKRHADGRTSLGALQPLKVKGETVDFENIEELDEDAALGVGKVEDFTWKGLLDFTTCTECGRCQSQCPAWNTEKPLSPKMLVMTMREHAYAKAPWLQAAEGDREGLAEETKAAAEVALVGDTGYDITSPLTAYNPHGPDAVIDQDVLWSCTTCGACVEQCPVDIEHVDSIVDMRRYQVLIESAFPSELGGLFKNLENKQNPWGMSARARLDWAKDLPFEVKIAGQDVEDLAEVDYLFWVGCAGAYEDRAKKTTRAVAELLHTAGVSFAVLGDGETCTGDPARRAGNEFLFQMLAQANVEVLNEVGAKKIVVTCAHCFNTIKNEYPQVGGQYEVVHHTQLLNRLVREKKLVPVSRPAEADTANVASTAESVTYHDPCYLGRHNGVYSPPRELIGALPGVELREMPRNQEKSFCCGAGGARMWMEEKLGTRINTNRTTEALDTGADRIAVGCPFCRVMLSDGLTSKQSEGEAREEVEVVDVAQMLLAAVRRGGEPEAATATAPEPEPAPTA
- the cysK gene encoding cysteine synthase A is translated as MPIHDDVTSLIGNTPLVRINRLIQSGATVAAKLEFYNPASSVKDRIGVSIIDAAERSGELKPGGTIVEATSGNTGIALAMVGAARGYNVVLTMPETMSKERRALLRAYGAELVLTPGSEGMKGAVTRAEQIAAERGGILARQFANEANPEIHRRTTAEEIWKDTDGQVDIVVSGIGTGGTITGVGQVLKSRKPGVQMIAVEPEESPILNGGQPGPHKIQGLGANFVPEILDTSIYDEVIDINAETAVEWARRAAKEEGLLVGISSGAALAAAAKVAARPENDGKTIVVIIPSFGERYLSTILFSDLLD
- the epsC gene encoding serine O-acetyltransferase EpsC yields the protein MAVLRLTEAPPTGRAAIPPNARGRSALATLRSAWGSVREDLDTAVARDPAVDTRLEMALASPGLHAIWVHRVSHRLWQRPGWRLPARLLSQVSRAVTGVEIHPGARIGRRFFIDHGMGVVIGETAEVGDDVMLYHGVTLGGRSLQKVKRHPTVGDRVTIGAGARVLGPVVIGDDVQIGANSVVVKDVPTGGVATGVPATVRFPEPGQDPREALFADPALWI
- a CDS encoding phosphodiester glycosidase family protein, with translation MSTSPSRVMVGALALTLLAGGGVLGGRLAPATAQPRPAAVGSSVDPVRSGRLDLGAPDLPEARSTRVLQPGVTLTEISRGGADAHLVWTLEALIPASSSSPDPDAPPRSISDEASARAQADRLAAKGFPARVERVAQPQAADVPAGTLGYRVRLGSYPTKAEADAANARLAAAGEHASSVYTGWDGKPTDRGPWHLKVVTLDPRAFHGTLGASYGPDLHDRETTSELSRDAGATVGVNAGFFVLDPTAGAPGDPAGVGVYRGQLLSEPTNGRPALVLHNDGSRTGVERLTWQGKVSVNGRAVGRLDGVNRVPGLIRNCGGDATDSPTALPLHDVTCTDESELVAFTSQFGTRTPSGPGREAVVDAHHVVRSVTAERGTALAPGLTTVQATGTSAEALAGVHVGDRLDVTAGLVGGDGHVRATDRGTTIVNGGPQLMQGGQERITQQRDGMVHPGDPSFAYGWVVKRNPRTFAGVDAHGRTVIVTVDGRSTDDLGLSIPEAADVARSLGLVDAINLDGGGSTTMAVGGQVVNHPSDATGERPVGDALLVLPTRR